From Brienomyrus brachyistius isolate T26 chromosome 21, BBRACH_0.4, whole genome shotgun sequence, the proteins below share one genomic window:
- the farsb gene encoding phenylalanine--tRNA ligase beta subunit codes for MPTVSVKRDLLFRALGKEYTDEEFDELCFEFGLELDEITSEKDIILREQGDVKAEGASDVVLYKIDVPANRYDLLCLEGLVRGLQVFKEKIDAPRYRRVPASSGEPERLIITEETAAVRPHAVAAVLRNITFTPERYESFIDLQEKLHQNVCRKRTLVAIGTHDLDTLVGPFTYTAKPPGDILFRPLNQSKEFTATELMSLYKTDNHLRHYLHIIEDEPVFPVIYDSNGVVLSMPPIINGDHSKISLNTKNVFIECTATDLTKAKIVLDMVVTMFSEYCEEPFTVEETEVVYPDGRTVMYPELEYRTEILSGDFINTRVGISEDAESIARLLTRMYLRSEVQGDSIHVEIPPTRADIIHACDIVEDAAIAYGFNNIVRTTPRTYTIGNQLPLNKLTELLRMEMAAAGFTEALTFALCSQEDIADKLGRNIAETKAVHIANPKTAEFQVARTSLLPGLLKTVAANRKMPLPLKLFEISDIVLKDETKDVGARNNRRLCAVYYNKSPGFEVIHGLLDRVMQLLDVKPGKREGYNIQAADDATYFPGRCAEIFARGMSIGHLGVLHPDVVSRFELTMPCSALDVDIEPFL; via the exons ATGCCGACTGTAAGCGTTAAAAGGGATCTTCTTTTCCGAGCCCTGGGCAAGGAATACA CTGATGAGGAGTTTGATGAGCTCTGCTTTGAGTTTGGCTTAGAGCTTGATGAAATT ACGTCAGAGAAGGACATCATCCTTCGGGAGCAGGGGGATGTGAAGGCAGAGGGGGCCTCCGATGTTGTCCTGTACAAGATCGACGTACCGGCCAACCGCTACGACTTACTGTGCCTGGAGGGCCTGGTTCGGGGGCTGCAGGTCTTCAAGGAGAA GATAGATGCCCCCCGTTACAGGCGCGTGCCTGCTTCCAGCGGGGAGCCAGAGAGGCTGATCATCACCGAGGAG acggCGGCTGTGCGCCCCCACGCAGTGGCTGCCGTACTTCGCAACATCACCTTCACCCCAGAACGCTATGAAAGCTTCATTGATCTGCAGGAGAAACTGCACCAGAATGTATGCAG GAAAAGGACTCTTGTGGCGATTGGGACACATGACCTGGACACCCTGGTGGGGCCCTTCACTTACACAGCGAAGCCCCCAGGGGACATCCTGTTCAGGCCCTTAAACCAGAGCAAGGAGTTCACTGCCACTGAACTCATGAGCCTCTACAAG ACGGACAACCACCTGCGCCATTACCTGCACATCATTGAGGACGAGCCGGTGTTCCCCGTCATCTATGACAGCAACGGTGTCGTCCTCTCCATGCCGCCCATCATCAATG GGGATCACTCGAAGATCTCCCTGAACACAAAGAACGTTTTCATTGAGTGCACAGCAACTGACCTCACCAAG GCAAAAATAGTTCTGGACATGGTGGTGACGATGTTCAGTGAGTACTGCGAAGAGCCATTCAC CGTAGAGGAGACCGAGGTGGTGTATCCAGATGGAAGGACAGTCATGTACCCG GAGCTGGAGTACAGGACGGAAATCCTGTCCGGAGATTTCATCAACACGCGGGTGGGCATTAG TGAGGACGCAGAGAGCATCGCCCGCTTGCTGACACGCATGTACCTGCGCTCCGAGGTGCAAGGGGACAGCATCCATGTGGAGATCCCACCAACTCGTGCCGACATCATTCACGCCTGCGACATTGTGGAGGACGCCGCCATCGCCTACGGCTTCAACAACATCGTCCGCACTACACCGCGCACCTACACCATCGGCAATCAG CTTCCCCTGAACAAACTGACAGAGCTTCTGAGGATGGAAATGGCTGCTGCTGGATTCACCGAGGCGCTGACCTTTGCCCTG TGCTCGCAGGAGGACATTGCCGATAAACTGGGCCGCAACATCGCTGAGACAAAAGCGGTGCACATCGCCAACCCGAAAACGGCCGAGTTCCAG GTGGCACGGACCTCACTTCTGCCTGGCTTGCTGAAGACTGTGGCGGCTAACAGGAAGATGCCATTACCTCTGAAGCTGTTTGAGATCTCTGACATAGTGCTGAAGGATGAAacaaaag ATGTGGGTGCCAGGAACAATCGTCGCCTATGTGCTGTCTACTACAACAAAAGCCCTGGATTCGAGGTCATTCATGGCCTTCTGGACAGAGTCATGCAGCTGCTGGATGTCAAACCTGGAAAGCGAGAGGGTTACAACATACAGGCAGCTGACG ATGCCACATACTTTCCCGGCCGCTGCGCTGAAATCTTTGCCCGTGGGATGAGCATTGGACACCTGGGGGTCCTTCATCCAGACGTCGTCAGCCGCTTTGAGCTCACCATGCCCTGCTCTGCCCTGGACGTCGACATTGAGCCCTTCCTGTGA
- the LOC125716653 gene encoding E3 ubiquitin-protein ligase RNF183-like, translated as MAGASGAAGGPEQRDAAASPYEDYECKICYNYFDLDRRKPKILECLHTFCEECLNTLHLREDRPWRIGCPLCRHRTPVPEYRIQNLPNNTKVTEAFPLYIESDPLPQDSLPPHPPPLHPALAALRGEEPAGAAAGAPDTQAGASATGVLPDVAAAYGSGRHDSCQNCKRAALTTGCVCAIFAFLSMLVLLFMGLIFVHNYNSPPSPAGPICLSVASILAMFSVVVTWLICWLKYRPEPETSRTSAPNANRRSA; from the coding sequence ATGGCAGGGGCGAGCGGGGCCGCTGGCGGACCAGAGCAGCGGGATGCAGCGGCTTCGCCTTATGAGGACTACGAGTGCAAGATCTGCTACAACTATTTCGACCTGGATCGCCGCAAGCCCAAGATCTTGGAGTGTTTGCACACGTTTTGCGAGGAGTGCTTGAACACGCTGCATCTCCGGGAGGACCGGCCATGGCGCATCGGATGCCCGCTGTGTCGCCACAGGACTCCCGTCCCAGAATACCGTATACAAAACCTCCCCAACAACACAAAAGTGACAGAGGCTTTCCCGCTCTATATCGAGTCGGATCCCCTGCCCCAGGACAGCTTGCCCCCGCACCCACCGCCTCTTCACCCGGCTCTTGCAGCCCTGCGCGGCGAGGAACCCGCAGGAGCGGCTGCAGGAGCCCCTGACACCCAGGCTGGCGCATCTGCCACTGGCGTGTTACCCGATGTCGCCGCGGCATACGGATCCGGCCGCCACGATAGCTGCCAGAACTGCAAACGGGCGGCGCTGACCACTGGTTGCGTTTGCGCCATATTCGCATTCCTCTCCATGCTTGTGCTCCTCTTCATGGGCCTGATCTTTGTGCATAACTATAACAGCCCTCCCTCCCCGGCTGGGCCCATCTGTCTCTCGGTCGCCAGCATCTTGGCCATGTTTTCCGTTGTTGTCACATGGCTAATCTGCTGGTTGAAATACCGGCCTGAACCCGAGACATCGCGCACTTCTGCGCCTAACGCGAACCGAAGAAGTGCGTAA
- the LOC125716646 gene encoding fatty acid CoA ligase Acsl3-like isoform X2, producing MKLKSDVHPLLSLLFHCVVWVYSSIIFLPWSLFSGASVRQKRARRSKAVPMRGPAGPYRAVNSTQCLASSLRPGCDTLDKVFAASAKLFPHRDCLGTRALLSEEDELQPNGKVFKKVILGDYEWLSYEETFQAAASFASGLAALGQKSKCNIAICCETRAEWIISAQACFMHNFPLVTLYSTLGGPAIAHGLNEAEVTHIITSKDLLESRLKPILLEVPRLQHIIVVDKKPMAWPGYPRGIMVHNMTAVQELGAKPENMSRPRQPPRPSDIAVIMYTSGSTGIPKGVMISHSNLIAGVTGMAERIPELDENDTYIGYLPLAHVLELSAEMVCVSHGCRIGYSSAQTLADQSSKIKKGSRGDTTALKPTLMAAVPEIMDRIYKNVMTKVEEMNPLQRTLFVLAYNYKMEQISKGYNTPLCDRLVFRKVRSLLGGRTRLLLSGGAPLSAATQRFMNICFCCPVGQGYGLTETCGAGTITEVWDYSTGRVGAPLICSEISLKDWEDGGYHSTDKPYPRGEIIIGGPNVTMGYYKNEAKNQEDFFVDAKRQRWFCTGDIGEFHPDGCLKIIDRKKDLVKLQAGEYVSLGKVEAMLKNCPLIDNICAYANSDESYVIGFVVPNQKQLTALAEQKGIRGSWEDICNNPVMEQEVLAIITEAAVSAQLERFEIPKKIRLSAEPWTPETGLVTDAFKLKRKELKTHYQDDIERMYGGK from the exons atgaAGCTGAAGTCGGACGTGCACCCCCTGCTGTCGCTGCTCTTCCACTGTGTCGTCTGGGTCTACTCAAGCATCAtcttcctgccctggtccctgttTTCTGGTGCTTCAGTCAGACAGAAGCGTGCCCGCCGCAGCAAGGCGGTGCCAATGAGGGGCCCCGCAGGCCCCTACAGGGCTGTGAACAGCACACAGTGCCTGGCCAGCTCACTACGGCCCGGCTGCGACACGCTGGACAAGGTGTTTGCGGCCTCGGCCAAGCTGTTCCCCCACCGGGATTGCCTGGGGACACGGGCGCTCCTCAGCGAGGAAGACGAGCTGCAGCCGAATGGGAAAGTCTTCAAGAAG GTGATCCTCGGGGACTATGAGTGGCTCTCCTATGAGGAGACCTTCCAGGCAGCAGCGTCGTTTGCCAGCGGACTCGCTGCGCTGGGTCAGAAGTCTAAATGCAATATCGCGATCTGCTGTGAGACACGGGCCGAGTGGATAATATCtgcccaggcctgtttcatgcacAACTTCCCAC TGGTCACCCTGTACTCCACCTTGGGAGGCCCAGCAATAGCCCACGGCCTCAACGAGGCAGAGGTGACACACATAATCACCAGTAAGGACCTACTGGAGAGCCGGCTGAAG CCGATCCTGTTGGAGGTTCCCCGACTGCAGCacatcattgtggtggacaAAAAGCCGATGGCCTGGCCCGGGTATCCCAGAGGCATCATGGTCCACAACATGACTGCAGTGCAGGAGCTTGGGGCCAAGCCTGAGAACA TGTCCCGCCCCCGACAGCCGCCCCGCCCCTCTGACATCGCTGTCATCATGTACACCAGCGGCTCCACCGGCATTCCCAAGGGTGTGATGATCTCCCACAGCAACCTCATCGCCGGGGTGACGGGCATGGCCGAACGCATCCCTGAGCTTGA TGAGAACGACACCTACATCGGGTACCTGCCACTGGCCCACGTGCTGGAGTTGAGTGCAGAGATGGTGTGCGTTTCTCACGGATGCCGCATCGGATACTCTTCTGCCCAGACACTGGCCGACCAG TCCTCAAAGATCAAGAAGGGCAGCAGAGGGGACACGACGGCACTCAAGCCCACACTGATGGCTGCAGTGCCG GAGATCATGGACCGCATTTACAAGAATGTGATGACCAAGGTGGAGGAGATGAACCCCCTGCAGAGGACTCTCTTCGTGCTGGCCTACAATTACAAGATGGAGCAGATTTCTAAGGGTTACAACACACCGTTGTGTGACCG GCTGGTCTTCCGGAAGGTACGTTCCCTACTGGGGGGAAGGACGCGCCTGCTGCTCTCAGGGGGGGCTCCACTATCGGCTGCCACCCAGCGCTTCATGAATATCTGCTTCTGCTGCCCGGTGGGCCAGGGCTACGGCCTCACCGAGACGTGCGGTGCTGGCACCATCACCGAGG TGTGGGACTACAGCACGGGACGTGTGGGAGCTCCCCTCATCTGCTCAGAAATCTCTCTCAAGGACTGGGAGGATG GTGGTTACCACAGCACCGACAAGCCATACCCCCGGGGCGAGATAATCATAGGGGGGCCCAATGTCACCATGGGCTACTACAAGAACGAGGCTAAGAACCAAGAGGACTTCTTTGTGGATGCTAAGCGGCAGAGATGGTTCTGCACAGGCGACATCGGCGAGTTCCACCCTGATGGCTGCCTGAAGATCATTG ACCGTAAGAAGGACCTGGTGAAGCTACAGGCCGGGGAGTACGTGTCGCTGGGCAAGGTGGAGGCCATGCTCAAGAATTGCCCCTTGATCGACAACATCTGTGCTTACGCCAACAG TGATGAGTCGTACGTGATTGGTTTCGTGGTGCCCAATCAGAAGCAGCTGACAGCTCTAGCGGAGCAGAAGGGTATCAGGGGCTCCTGGGAAGACATCTGTAACAATCCCGTGATGGAGCAGGAAGTACTCGCAATAATAACAGAGGCGGCCGTCTCAG CTCAGCTTGAGCGCTTCGAGATCCCCAAGAAGATTCGGCTGAGCGCAGAGCCGTGGACACCAGAGACTGGCCTGGTGACTGACGCCTTCAAGCTGAAGAGGAAGGAGCTGAAGACTCACTACCAGGACGACATTGAGAGGATGTACGGAGGAAAGTAG
- the LOC125716646 gene encoding fatty acid CoA ligase Acsl3-like isoform X1 — MKLKSDVHPLLSLLFHCVVWVYSSIIFLPWSLFSGASVRQKRARRSKAVPMRGPAGPYRAVNSTQCLASSLRPGCDTLDKVFAASAKLFPHRDCLGTRALLSEEDELQPNGKVFKKVILGDYEWLSYEETFQAAASFASGLAALGQKSKCNIAICCETRAEWIISAQACFMHNFPLVTLYSTLGGPAIAHGLNEAEVTHIITSKDLLESRLKPILLEVPRLQHIIVVDKKPMAWPGYPRGIMVHNMTAVQELGAKPENMSRPRQPPRPSDIAVIMYTSGSTGIPKGVMISHSNLIAGVTGMAERIPELDENDTYIGYLPLAHVLELSAEMVCVSHGCRIGYSSAQTLADQSSKIKKGSRGDTTALKPTLMAAVPEIMDRIYKNVMTKVEEMNPLQRTLFVLAYNYKMEQISKGYNTPLCDRLVFRKVRSLLGGRTRLLLSGGAPLSAATQRFMNICFCCPVGQGYGLTETCGAGTITEVWDYSTGRVGAPLICSEISLKDWEDGGYHSTDKPYPRGEIIIGGPNVTMGYYKNEAKNQEDFFVDAKRQRWFCTGDIGEFHPDGCLKIIDRKKDLVKLQAGEYVSLGKVEAMLKNCPLIDNICAYANSDESYVIGFVVPNQKQLTALAEQKGIRGSWEDICNNPVMEQEVLAIITEAAVSAQLERFEIPKKIRLSAEPWTPETGLVTDAFKLKRKELKTHYQDDIERILYLFF, encoded by the exons atgaAGCTGAAGTCGGACGTGCACCCCCTGCTGTCGCTGCTCTTCCACTGTGTCGTCTGGGTCTACTCAAGCATCAtcttcctgccctggtccctgttTTCTGGTGCTTCAGTCAGACAGAAGCGTGCCCGCCGCAGCAAGGCGGTGCCAATGAGGGGCCCCGCAGGCCCCTACAGGGCTGTGAACAGCACACAGTGCCTGGCCAGCTCACTACGGCCCGGCTGCGACACGCTGGACAAGGTGTTTGCGGCCTCGGCCAAGCTGTTCCCCCACCGGGATTGCCTGGGGACACGGGCGCTCCTCAGCGAGGAAGACGAGCTGCAGCCGAATGGGAAAGTCTTCAAGAAG GTGATCCTCGGGGACTATGAGTGGCTCTCCTATGAGGAGACCTTCCAGGCAGCAGCGTCGTTTGCCAGCGGACTCGCTGCGCTGGGTCAGAAGTCTAAATGCAATATCGCGATCTGCTGTGAGACACGGGCCGAGTGGATAATATCtgcccaggcctgtttcatgcacAACTTCCCAC TGGTCACCCTGTACTCCACCTTGGGAGGCCCAGCAATAGCCCACGGCCTCAACGAGGCAGAGGTGACACACATAATCACCAGTAAGGACCTACTGGAGAGCCGGCTGAAG CCGATCCTGTTGGAGGTTCCCCGACTGCAGCacatcattgtggtggacaAAAAGCCGATGGCCTGGCCCGGGTATCCCAGAGGCATCATGGTCCACAACATGACTGCAGTGCAGGAGCTTGGGGCCAAGCCTGAGAACA TGTCCCGCCCCCGACAGCCGCCCCGCCCCTCTGACATCGCTGTCATCATGTACACCAGCGGCTCCACCGGCATTCCCAAGGGTGTGATGATCTCCCACAGCAACCTCATCGCCGGGGTGACGGGCATGGCCGAACGCATCCCTGAGCTTGA TGAGAACGACACCTACATCGGGTACCTGCCACTGGCCCACGTGCTGGAGTTGAGTGCAGAGATGGTGTGCGTTTCTCACGGATGCCGCATCGGATACTCTTCTGCCCAGACACTGGCCGACCAG TCCTCAAAGATCAAGAAGGGCAGCAGAGGGGACACGACGGCACTCAAGCCCACACTGATGGCTGCAGTGCCG GAGATCATGGACCGCATTTACAAGAATGTGATGACCAAGGTGGAGGAGATGAACCCCCTGCAGAGGACTCTCTTCGTGCTGGCCTACAATTACAAGATGGAGCAGATTTCTAAGGGTTACAACACACCGTTGTGTGACCG GCTGGTCTTCCGGAAGGTACGTTCCCTACTGGGGGGAAGGACGCGCCTGCTGCTCTCAGGGGGGGCTCCACTATCGGCTGCCACCCAGCGCTTCATGAATATCTGCTTCTGCTGCCCGGTGGGCCAGGGCTACGGCCTCACCGAGACGTGCGGTGCTGGCACCATCACCGAGG TGTGGGACTACAGCACGGGACGTGTGGGAGCTCCCCTCATCTGCTCAGAAATCTCTCTCAAGGACTGGGAGGATG GTGGTTACCACAGCACCGACAAGCCATACCCCCGGGGCGAGATAATCATAGGGGGGCCCAATGTCACCATGGGCTACTACAAGAACGAGGCTAAGAACCAAGAGGACTTCTTTGTGGATGCTAAGCGGCAGAGATGGTTCTGCACAGGCGACATCGGCGAGTTCCACCCTGATGGCTGCCTGAAGATCATTG ACCGTAAGAAGGACCTGGTGAAGCTACAGGCCGGGGAGTACGTGTCGCTGGGCAAGGTGGAGGCCATGCTCAAGAATTGCCCCTTGATCGACAACATCTGTGCTTACGCCAACAG TGATGAGTCGTACGTGATTGGTTTCGTGGTGCCCAATCAGAAGCAGCTGACAGCTCTAGCGGAGCAGAAGGGTATCAGGGGCTCCTGGGAAGACATCTGTAACAATCCCGTGATGGAGCAGGAAGTACTCGCAATAATAACAGAGGCGGCCGTCTCAG CTCAGCTTGAGCGCTTCGAGATCCCCAAGAAGATTCGGCTGAGCGCAGAGCCGTGGACACCAGAGACTGGCCTGGTGACTGACGCCTTCAAGCTGAAGAGGAAGGAGCTGAAGACTCACTACCAGGACGACATTGAGAGGAT cctttatttatttttctga